One window from the genome of Helicobacter pylori encodes:
- the acnB gene encoding bifunctional aconitate hydratase 2/2-methylisocitrate dehydratase, whose protein sequence is MKDFLEDYKKSVSERESEGIPPLPLSAKQVQAVVEILMKDPTNAAFAKELLIHRVSPGVDEGAKVKAEFLAKLSQKKLECVHISALEATTLLGTMLGGYNVEPLIMGLESQDKNIAKESAKALKTTLLVYGSFDKIVAMSKTNALAKEVLESWANAEWFLNKEPLNECIEACVFKIDGETNTDDLSPASDAFTRSDIPLHAKAMLKNRIENYEQRVKAIKAKGVPVAYVGDVVGTGSSRKSATNSIMWHFGKDIPFVPNKRSGGIVIGGVIAPIFFATCEDSGALPIVADVKDLKEGDIIKIYPYKGEITLNDKVVSTFKLEPETLLDEVRASGRIPLIIGRGLTNKARKFLGLGESEAFKKPSAPKSDAKGYTLAQKIVGHACGVKGILPGAYCEPKVTTVGSQDTTGAMTRDEVKELASLKFDAPFVLQSFCHTAAYPKPSDVSLHASLPSFITQRGGVALHPGDGVIHTWLNRMGLPDTLGTGGDSHTRFPLGISFPAGSGLVAFAAVTGTMPLNMPESVLVRFKGEMNPGITLRDLVNAIPYYAIKKGLLTVEKKGKINVFNGRILEIEGLPDIKMEQAFELSDASAERSAAACVVRLNKEPMIEYLKSNIKLIDEMIASGYEDKETLKKRKDAMQAWVDNPVLLEPDSNAQYAAVIEIDVAEITEPILACPNDPDDVATLSEVLADTTGKRPHAIDEVFIGSCMTNIGHFRAFGEIVKNAPPSQARLWVVPPSKMDEQELINEGYYAIFGAAGARTEVPGCSLCMGNQARVRDNAVVFSTSTRNFDNRMGRGAKVYLGSAELGAACALLGRIPTKEEYMNLVSEKLESQKDKIYRYMNFNLMENFRL, encoded by the coding sequence ATGAAAGATTTTTTAGAAGATTACAAAAAAAGCGTTTCAGAGAGAGAAAGTGAGGGTATCCCGCCACTCCCCTTAAGCGCTAAACAAGTTCAAGCGGTTGTTGAAATTTTGATGAAAGATCCCACAAACGCCGCTTTTGCTAAAGAATTACTCATTCATAGAGTAAGCCCTGGGGTTGATGAGGGGGCGAAAGTCAAAGCGGAATTTTTAGCTAAATTGTCTCAAAAAAAACTAGAATGCGTGCACATTAGCGCTTTAGAAGCGACCACTCTTTTAGGCACGATGCTTGGGGGGTATAATGTAGAGCCTTTGATTATGGGATTAGAGAGTCAAGACAAAAACATCGCTAAAGAGAGCGCGAAAGCGTTAAAAACCACTCTTTTAGTCTATGGATCGTTTGATAAAATCGTCGCAATGAGCAAAACTAACGCTTTGGCTAAAGAAGTGCTAGAGTCTTGGGCGAACGCCGAATGGTTTTTGAATAAAGAGCCTTTGAATGAATGCATTGAAGCGTGCGTGTTTAAGATTGATGGCGAAACCAATACCGATGATTTAAGCCCGGCGAGCGACGCTTTCACACGAAGCGATATTCCTTTACATGCTAAAGCGATGCTCAAAAACAGGATTGAAAATTACGAACAACGCGTCAAAGCCATTAAAGCTAAAGGCGTTCCTGTAGCGTATGTGGGCGATGTGGTTGGCACAGGAAGCTCTAGAAAAAGCGCGACTAACTCTATCATGTGGCATTTTGGTAAGGACATTCCTTTTGTGCCTAATAAAAGGAGTGGGGGCATTGTGATTGGGGGGGTGATCGCTCCGATTTTCTTTGCGACTTGTGAAGATAGCGGGGCGTTACCCATTGTGGCTGATGTTAAGGATCTAAAGGAGGGCGACATCATTAAAATTTACCCTTATAAAGGCGAAATCACGCTGAACGATAAAGTGGTTAGCACTTTTAAACTAGAGCCTGAAACTTTATTAGATGAAGTTAGGGCTTCTGGGCGTATCCCTTTAATCATTGGCAGGGGTTTGACGAATAAAGCGCGTAAATTTTTAGGGCTAGGCGAATCGGAAGCGTTCAAAAAACCATCCGCTCCTAAAAGCGACGCCAAAGGCTACACTTTAGCCCAAAAAATTGTAGGCCATGCTTGCGGGGTAAAAGGGATCTTACCTGGTGCTTATTGTGAGCCAAAGGTTACCACCGTGGGCAGTCAAGACACCACAGGGGCGATGACTAGAGATGAGGTTAAAGAATTAGCGAGTTTGAAATTTGATGCGCCTTTTGTGTTGCAGAGTTTTTGCCATACCGCCGCTTACCCAAAACCTAGCGATGTGAGTTTGCATGCGAGTTTGCCTAGCTTTATCACTCAAAGAGGCGGTGTGGCGTTGCATCCGGGCGATGGCGTGATCCATACATGGCTGAATCGCATGGGATTGCCTGACACTTTAGGCACAGGGGGGGATAGCCACACTCGTTTCCCTTTAGGCATTAGTTTCCCGGCAGGGAGCGGGTTAGTCGCTTTTGCAGCGGTTACAGGCACGATGCCCTTGAACATGCCAGAATCCGTGTTGGTGCGTTTCAAAGGGGAAATGAATCCTGGGATCACCTTAAGGGATTTAGTGAATGCGATTCCTTATTATGCCATTAAAAAAGGGTTACTCACGGTGGAGAAAAAGGGTAAAATCAATGTCTTTAACGGGCGTATTTTAGAGATTGAAGGCTTGCCTGATATTAAAATGGAGCAGGCTTTTGAACTAAGCGATGCGAGTGCAGAAAGGAGTGCGGCTGCTTGCGTGGTGCGTTTGAATAAAGAGCCAATGATTGAATACTTGAAATCCAATATCAAGCTTATTGATGAGATGATTGCGAGCGGTTATGAAGACAAAGAAACTTTGAAAAAACGCAAAGATGCGATGCAAGCTTGGGTGGATAATCCGGTATTGTTAGAGCCAGATAGTAACGCTCAATACGCCGCTGTCATTGAAATTGATGTGGCAGAAATCACTGAGCCTATTTTGGCATGCCCTAATGACCCTGATGATGTCGCTACTTTGAGCGAAGTTTTAGCGGATACGACCGGCAAAAGACCGCACGCTATTGATGAAGTGTTTATTGGCTCTTGCATGACCAATATCGGGCATTTTAGAGCCTTTGGTGAAATCGTTAAAAACGCCCCCCCTAGTCAAGCACGCCTTTGGGTAGTGCCACCCAGTAAAATGGACGAACAAGAGCTTATTAATGAGGGCTATTATGCGATTTTTGGGGCTGCTGGGGCAAGGACTGAAGTCCCAGGCTGTAGCTTGTGCATGGGCAATCAAGCGAGGGTTAGAGATAATGCGGTCGTCTTTTCTACTTCTACGCGCAATTTTGATAATCGCATGGGTAGAGGGGCTAAAGTGTATTTAGGCAGCGCGGAGCTTGGGGCGGCGTGCGCTTTACTAGGGAGAATCCCTACTAAAGAAGAATACATGAATTTAGTGAGCGAAAAACTAGAGAGCCAAAAAGACAAGATCTATCGCTACATGAACTTTAATTTAATGGAGAATTTCAGGCTCTAG
- a CDS encoding MqnA/MqnD/SBP family protein, which yields MRFGKIDYLNMLPFDVFIKSYPTPCYFKQFLRLKKTYPSKLNESFLFRRIDAGFISSIAGYSFALHSYSLGIVAYKEVLSVLVVDAKNAFDKESASSNALSQALGLKGEVLIGNKALQFYYSNPKKDFIDLAALWYEKKRLPFVFGRLCYYKNKDFYKRLSLAFKHQKTKIPYYILKEAALKTNLKRQDILNYLQKIYYTLGKKEQSGLKAFYRELLFKRIQKPKRF from the coding sequence GTGCGTTTTGGTAAAATTGATTATTTGAACATGCTCCCTTTTGATGTGTTTATCAAATCCTACCCCACCCCTTGTTATTTCAAACAATTTTTACGGCTTAAAAAAACCTACCCCTCCAAACTCAATGAGAGTTTTTTATTCAGGCGCATTGATGCGGGCTTTATTTCTTCTATCGCTGGCTATTCATTCGCTCTTCATTCCTATTCTCTAGGCATTGTGGCTTATAAAGAAGTTTTAAGCGTGCTGGTTGTGGATGCAAAAAACGCTTTTGATAAAGAGAGCGCTTCTTCAAACGCCCTCTCTCAAGCGCTAGGGTTAAAAGGCGAAGTTTTAATCGGCAATAAAGCGCTGCAGTTTTATTATTCCAACCCCAAAAAAGATTTTATAGATTTAGCCGCTCTGTGGTATGAAAAAAAACGCTTGCCGTTTGTTTTTGGGCGTTTGTGTTACTATAAAAACAAGGATTTTTACAAACGCTTGTCTTTAGCCTTCAAACATCAAAAAACAAAAATCCCTTACTATATCCTTAAAGAAGCCGCTTTAAAAACCAACTTGAAACGCCAAGACATTCTAAATTACTTGCAAAAAATTTACTACACTTTAGGCAAAAAGGAACAATCAGGCCTTAAAGCGTTCTATCGTGAATTGTTGTTCAAACGCATTCAAAAACCCAAGCGGTTTTAG
- the lolA gene encoding LolA-like outer membrane lipoprotein chaperone, translating to MKAFLKICMVLIFISVACAKSPSTLSKEEEVLQNLQSFSAHFKQVLKNEKPLVYYGVLKAKAPNWALWVYEKPLKKEIYMNDKEVVVYEPNLFQATITPLKDKTDFFTILKRLKKQTDGSFQTTINKTTYRLVFKDGKPFSLEFKDEMNNLVTITFSQAEINPTIANEIFVFKPKDENIDIVRQ from the coding sequence ATGAAAGCTTTTTTAAAGATTTGCATGGTTTTGATTTTTATAAGCGTTGCTTGTGCTAAAAGTCCTTCAACCCTTTCTAAAGAAGAAGAGGTTTTGCAAAATTTGCAAAGTTTTAGCGCGCATTTCAAGCAAGTGTTAAAAAATGAAAAGCCTCTAGTTTATTACGGGGTTTTAAAGGCTAAAGCCCCTAATTGGGCTTTATGGGTTTATGAAAAGCCTTTAAAAAAAGAAATTTACATGAACGATAAAGAAGTGGTGGTTTATGAGCCTAATTTGTTTCAAGCGACTATCACGCCCTTAAAAGACAAGACGGATTTTTTCACCATTCTCAAGCGGCTAAAAAAGCAGACTGACGGATCGTTTCAAACGACTATCAACAAGACCACTTATCGTTTGGTTTTTAAAGACGGCAAGCCTTTTTCGCTGGAATTTAAAGATGAAATGAACAATCTCGTTACAATCACTTTTTCTCAAGCAGAAATCAACCCCACCATTGCTAATGAAATCTTTGTTTTTAAGCCTAAAGATGAAAATATTGATATTGTGCGCCAATGA
- the hofE gene encoding outer membrane beta-barrel protein HofE, which translates to MLKFQKLPLLFVSILYNQSPLLAFDYKFSGVAESFSKVGFNHSKLNSKEGIFPTATFVTATIKLQVDSNLLPKNIEKHSLKIGVGGILGALAYDSTKTLIDQATHQVYGSELFYFIGRWWGYLGNAPWKDSRIESDAHTRNYVLYNSYLFYSYGDKFHIKLGRYLSNMDFMSGYTEGFEVEYKIKSKVSLKWFSSFGRALAAGQWIRDWYAPIVTEDGRKDVNDGIHAVQLYFSSKHVQATPFFYFSPKTYEAPGIKIHIDSNPKFRGLGLRSQTLINVIFPVYAKDLYDVVWRNSKIGEWGASLLIHQRFDYNEFNFGFGYYQNFGNANARIGWYGNPIPFDIRSNSIYGLVFSNAVTADSVSGYVFGGGVYRGFLWGILGRYTYATRASERSINLNLGYKWGSFASVDVNLQYYAVSMHNGYKVNDLTSPFDKAFKANTQDRSNLLVSLKFFF; encoded by the coding sequence GTGTTAAAATTTCAAAAATTACCCTTATTGTTTGTTTCCATTCTTTACAATCAAAGCCCTTTATTGGCTTTTGATTATAAGTTTAGCGGGGTAGCGGAATCCTTTTCTAAAGTGGGGTTTAACCATTCCAAACTCAATTCCAAAGAAGGGATTTTCCCTACAGCCACTTTTGTAACCGCCACGATCAAGCTTCAAGTGGATTCCAATCTGCTCCCTAAAAACATAGAAAAACACAGCTTAAAAATAGGCGTTGGCGGGATTTTAGGAGCGCTCGCTTACGATTCTACCAAAACGCTCATAGACCAAGCCACGCATCAAGTCTATGGCTCAGAACTTTTTTACTTCATAGGGCGTTGGTGGGGGTATTTAGGTAACGCTCCTTGGAAAGACTCTCGCATAGAATCTGACGCTCACACCCGTAATTATGTGCTGTATAATTCCTATTTGTTTTATTCTTACGGCGATAAATTCCACATCAAATTAGGGCGTTACCTTTCTAACATGGATTTTATGAGCGGTTATACAGAGGGTTTTGAAGTAGAATACAAAATCAAATCTAAGGTGTCGTTAAAATGGTTCAGCTCTTTTGGGAGGGCTTTAGCTGCGGGGCAATGGATACGAGATTGGTATGCCCCTATTGTAACTGAAGACGGCAGAAAAGATGTTAATGATGGCATTCATGCGGTGCAACTCTATTTTTCTAGCAAACATGTTCAAGCCACGCCCTTTTTTTATTTTTCACCTAAGACTTACGAAGCGCCCGGGATTAAAATCCATATTGATAGCAACCCGAAATTTAGAGGTTTAGGGTTACGATCTCAAACCCTTATCAATGTGATTTTCCCCGTTTATGCTAAAGATTTATACGATGTGGTTTGGCGTAACTCTAAGATTGGCGAATGGGGCGCATCGCTTTTAATCCACCAACGCTTTGACTACAACGAGTTTAACTTTGGCTTTGGTTATTACCAAAATTTTGGCAACGCTAACGCAAGGATTGGCTGGTATGGTAACCCAATCCCTTTTGACATAAGAAGCAACAGCATTTATGGTTTGGTTTTTAGTAACGCTGTTACCGCAGACTCTGTTAGCGGGTATGTCTTTGGTGGGGGGGTGTATAGAGGGTTTTTATGGGGGATTTTAGGCAGATACACTTACGCCACTAGAGCGAGCGAAAGATCCATTAACTTGAACTTGGGCTATAAATGGGGTTCTTTTGCTAGCGTTGATGTGAATTTACAATACTATGCGGTGAGCATGCACAACGGCTATAAGGTTAATGATCTCACTAGCCCTTTTGATAAAGCCTTTAAAGCGAACACACAAGACAGAAGCAATCTCTTGGTGAGTTTGAAATTCTTTTTTTAA
- a CDS encoding IS701 family transposase, with the protein MPYALRKRFFKRLLLFFLIVCMINLHAKSYLFSPLPPAHQQIIKTEPCSLECLKDLMLQNQIFSFVSQYDNNNQDESLKTYYKDILNKLNPVFIASQTPAKESYEPKIELAVLLPKKVVGRYAISVMNTLLAYLNTRNNDFNIQVFDSDEESPEKLEQTYKEIEKEKFPFVIALLTKEGVENLLQNTTISTPTYVPTVNKAQLANHTEPSLSERLYFGGIDYKEQLGMLTAFINPNSPVIEYDDDGLIGERLRQITESLNIEVKHQENISYKQATSFSKNFRKNDAFFKNSTLILNTPTTKSGLILSQIGLLEYKPLKILSTQINFNPSLLLLTQPKDRKDLFIVNALQNSDETLIEYASLLESDLRHDWVNYSSAIGLEVFLNTLDPHFKKSFQESLEDNQVRYHNQIYQALGYSFEPIKNESGTKKE; encoded by the coding sequence ATGCCATACGCCTTAAGAAAAAGATTTTTCAAACGCCTTTTATTGTTTTTTTTAATTGTTTGTATGATAAATTTGCATGCCAAAAGCTATCTGTTTTCCCCTTTGCCCCCAGCGCACCAGCAAATCATTAAGACAGAGCCTTGCTCTTTGGAATGCTTGAAAGACTTGATGTTGCAAAATCAAATCTTTTCTTTTGTGTCTCAATACGATAACAACAACCAAGATGAGAGTCTTAAAACTTATTACAAAGACATACTCAATAAACTCAACCCCGTATTCATCGCTTCTCAAACTCCAGCTAAAGAAAGCTATGAGCCTAAGATTGAATTAGCGGTTTTACTGCCTAAAAAGGTGGTGGGGCGTTATGCCATTTCGGTGATGAACACCCTTTTAGCGTATTTGAACACCAGAAACAACGATTTCAATATCCAAGTCTTTGACAGCGATGAAGAAAGTCCTGAAAAATTAGAGCAAACCTATAAAGAAATTGAAAAAGAAAAATTCCCTTTTGTGATAGCCTTATTGACTAAAGAGGGCGTGGAAAATTTGCTCCAAAACACCACCATTAGCACCCCCACTTATGTGCCTACGGTGAATAAAGCGCAATTAGCAAATCATACCGAGCCTTCTTTAAGCGAGCGCTTGTATTTTGGGGGGATTGATTATAAAGAGCAATTAGGCATGCTCACGGCTTTCATTAACCCTAATTCACCCGTGATTGAATACGATGATGATGGCCTAATAGGCGAACGCTTGAGGCAAATCACGGAGTCTTTAAACATTGAAGTCAAACACCAAGAAAACATTTCTTACAAACAAGCCACGAGCTTTTCTAAAAATTTTAGAAAAAACGATGCGTTTTTTAAAAATTCTACCTTGATTTTGAACACCCCTACCACTAAAAGCGGTCTTATTCTTTCTCAAATAGGGCTTTTAGAATATAAGCCTCTTAAAATCCTTTCCACACAAATCAATTTCAACCCCTCTTTACTCTTGCTCACTCAGCCTAAAGACAGAAAAGATTTATTCATTGTCAATGCTTTGCAAAATAGCGATGAAACGCTGATAGAATACGCTTCCTTATTAGAGAGCGATTTAAGGCATGATTGGGTGAATTATTCCAGCGCGATCGGGCTAGAGGTGTTTTTAAACACACTGGATCCGCATTTTAAAAAATCTTTTCAAGAGAGTTTAGAAGACAATCAAGTCCGTTACCACAATCAAATTTATCAGGCTTTAGGGTATTCTTTTGAGCCGATAAAAAATGAAAGCGGAACAAAAAAAGAATAA
- a CDS encoding DNA-directed RNA polymerase subunit omega, with the protein MKKERTESLVAQALKNIGNDRYMLDNLVFARVKQLNAGAKTLVNMDPKRHKLVDIAIREIAEGKIDIDRIDERN; encoded by the coding sequence TTGAAAAAAGAGAGAACAGAGAGTTTAGTCGCTCAAGCCTTAAAAAATATTGGGAACGACCGCTACATGCTGGATAATTTAGTTTTCGCTCGTGTGAAGCAATTAAACGCCGGAGCCAAAACTTTAGTGAATATGGACCCTAAACGCCATAAATTAGTGGATATTGCCATCAGAGAAATCGCTGAAGGGAAAATTGATATAGACAGGATAGATGAACGAAATTGA
- the pyrH gene encoding UMP kinase encodes MQAKIKNKRVLVKFSGEALAGDNQFGIDIHVLDHIAKEIKSLVENAIEVGIVIGGGNIIRGVSAAQGGIIRRTSGDYMGMLATVINAVAMQEALEHIGLDTRVQSAIEIKEICESYIYRKAIRHLEKGRVVIFGAGTGNPFFTTDTAATLRAIEIGSDLIIKATKVDGIYDKDPNKFKDAKKLDTLSYNDALIGDIEVMDDTAISLAKDNKLPIVVCNMFKKGNLLQVIKHQQGVFSMVK; translated from the coding sequence ATGCAAGCAAAGATAAAAAACAAACGGGTTTTGGTGAAATTTTCTGGGGAAGCGTTAGCTGGGGACAACCAGTTTGGGATTGACATTCATGTGTTAGATCACATCGCTAAAGAGATCAAAAGCTTAGTGGAAAACGCTATTGAAGTGGGTATTGTGATTGGTGGAGGCAATATCATTAGGGGGGTTAGTGCGGCTCAAGGGGGGATTATCAGGCGCACTAGTGGGGATTATATGGGCATGTTAGCCACCGTGATTAATGCAGTAGCCATGCAAGAAGCTTTAGAGCATATCGGCTTAGACACAAGAGTGCAGAGCGCGATTGAAATCAAAGAAATTTGTGAAAGTTACATTTACAGAAAAGCGATCAGACATTTAGAAAAGGGTAGGGTGGTGATTTTTGGCGCTGGCACGGGAAACCCGTTTTTCACTACGGATACGGCAGCTACTTTAAGAGCGATTGAAATTGGATCGGATCTAATCATTAAAGCGACTAAAGTGGATGGCATTTATGACAAAGACCCTAACAAATTCAAAGACGCTAAAAAATTAGACACTTTAAGCTATAACGATGCCTTGATAGGGGATATTGAAGTGATGGACGATACCGCTATTTCTTTAGCTAAAGACAATAAGCTCCCCATCGTGGTGTGCAACATGTTCAAAAAAGGGAATTTATTGCAAGTGATCAAGCACCAACAAGGCGTATTTTCTATGGTAAAATAA
- the secA gene encoding preprotein translocase subunit SecA, producing MIKAIIGKIIGTRNDRWIKQYKKQVLAINALEPTYEKMSDVELQNAFEELKKRVRSTEKDLQEKTLLEVLPESFAITREASKRILKMRHFDVQLIGGMVLNDGKIAEMKTGEGKTLVATLAVALNALKGESVYVVTVNDYLAHRDSKEMEPLYQFLGYSVGTISASVRDDDERLEIYSKDIVYGTNNEFGFDYLRDNMKYSLEHKVQKSHAFAIVDEVDSILIDEARTPLIISGPVDRRMENYNKADEVAKSMQVEVDFTIDEKNRAILITEEGIKKAENLFGVDNLYKIENAALSHHLDQALKANYLFFIDKDYIVANNEVVIVDEFTGRLSEGRRFSEGLHQALEAKEGVSIKEESQTLADITFQNYFRMFSKLAGMTGTAQTEATEFLEIYNLEVVSIPTNLAIKRKDLNDLIYKSEKEKFDAVILKIKELHDKGQPVLVGTASIEKSETLHALLKKERIPHTVLNAKQHTKEAEIIKDAGLKGAVTIATNMAGRGVDIKLTDEVKELGGLYIIGTERHESRRIDNQLRGRSGRQGDPGVSQFYLSLEDNLLRIFGSDRIKGVMEKLGLKDGEHIESKLVTRAVENAQKKVENLHFESRKHLLEYDDVANEQRKSVYKFRDELLDVNYDISAKIAENREYVLNQIFSKLKAFDHQNLSEEELLGLKNVLKEDFNAHVTLEDLEKASPIEKFVAEKLKSDYENKMKVLDSEQRSRIERIVYLQILDNAWREHLYTMDNLKTGINLRGYNQKDPLVEYKKESYNLFLELIEDIKIEAIKTFSKIQFENEQDSSDADRYLENFSEEREHESVTYRHEEALDEDLNVAMKAFSKTPKRNEPCPCGSGKKYKDCCAKSGPKKGLFAK from the coding sequence ATGATAAAAGCAATCATTGGAAAAATCATTGGCACCAGAAACGATCGCTGGATCAAACAATACAAAAAACAAGTCCTAGCCATCAACGCCTTAGAGCCTACTTATGAAAAAATGAGCGATGTTGAACTGCAAAACGCTTTTGAAGAGTTAAAAAAACGAGTGCGATCCACAGAAAAAGATTTGCAAGAAAAAACCCTTTTAGAAGTCTTACCAGAAAGTTTTGCTATCACTAGAGAAGCGAGTAAAAGGATCTTAAAGATGCGCCATTTTGACGTGCAGCTCATTGGGGGCATGGTCTTAAACGATGGCAAAATCGCTGAAATGAAAACCGGCGAGGGTAAAACTTTAGTCGCTACTTTAGCGGTGGCTTTGAACGCTTTAAAGGGCGAGAGCGTGTATGTGGTAACGGTCAATGATTACCTAGCCCATAGGGACTCTAAAGAAATGGAGCCGTTGTATCAATTCTTAGGTTATAGCGTAGGCACGATCAGCGCAAGCGTGCGAGATGATGATGAGCGTTTAGAAATTTATTCTAAAGACATTGTTTATGGCACTAATAATGAATTTGGCTTTGATTATCTAAGGGATAACATGAAATATTCTTTAGAGCATAAGGTGCAAAAATCCCATGCGTTCGCTATTGTTGATGAAGTGGATTCTATTTTAATTGATGAAGCGAGAACCCCCTTAATCATTTCAGGGCCTGTGGATAGGCGCATGGAAAATTACAACAAGGCTGATGAAGTCGCTAAAAGCATGCAGGTGGAAGTGGATTTCACCATAGATGAAAAAAACCGCGCGATTTTAATCACTGAAGAGGGGATTAAAAAAGCCGAAAACCTCTTTGGCGTGGATAATTTATACAAGATTGAAAACGCCGCCTTATCGCACCATTTAGACCAGGCTTTGAAAGCGAATTACCTCTTTTTTATTGATAAAGATTATATTGTAGCCAATAATGAAGTGGTGATTGTAGATGAATTTACCGGCCGTTTGTCTGAGGGGAGACGCTTTAGTGAGGGCTTGCATCAGGCATTAGAAGCTAAAGAGGGCGTGAGCATTAAAGAAGAGAGCCAAACCTTAGCCGATATTACTTTCCAAAATTATTTCAGGATGTTTTCTAAACTCGCTGGCATGACAGGCACGGCTCAAACCGAAGCCACAGAATTTTTAGAAATCTATAATTTAGAAGTGGTGTCTATCCCTACTAATCTAGCGATCAAGCGAAAAGATTTGAACGATCTCATCTATAAGAGTGAAAAAGAAAAATTTGACGCTGTGATCCTTAAGATTAAAGAATTGCACGATAAGGGTCAGCCCGTTCTAGTTGGCACGGCTAGCATTGAAAAGAGTGAAACCTTACACGCTTTACTCAAAAAAGAGCGCATCCCTCACACCGTTTTAAACGCCAAGCAACACACTAAAGAAGCTGAAATCATTAAAGACGCTGGGCTTAAAGGGGCGGTTACGATTGCGACTAACATGGCAGGAAGAGGCGTTGATATTAAACTCACCGATGAGGTTAAAGAGCTTGGGGGGCTGTATATCATTGGCACTGAAAGGCATGAGAGCCGTAGGATTGACAACCAATTAAGGGGGCGAAGCGGGCGCCAAGGCGATCCGGGGGTGAGTCAATTTTATTTGAGTTTAGAAGACAATCTGTTGCGCATTTTTGGGAGCGATAGGATTAAGGGGGTGATGGAAAAATTAGGGCTTAAAGACGGCGAACACATTGAATCCAAGCTCGTAACAAGAGCGGTGGAAAACGCGCAAAAAAAAGTGGAAAACTTGCATTTTGAAAGCCGTAAGCATTTGTTAGAATACGATGATGTGGCTAATGAGCAACGAAAAAGCGTGTATAAATTTAGAGATGAATTATTAGACGTCAATTACGATATTAGCGCTAAAATCGCTGAAAACAGAGAATACGTGCTCAATCAAATCTTTTCTAAACTCAAAGCCTTTGACCATCAAAACCTATCTGAAGAGGAACTTTTAGGGCTTAAAAATGTCTTAAAAGAAGATTTTAACGCTCATGTTACATTAGAGGATTTAGAAAAAGCCTCCCCTATTGAAAAGTTTGTGGCTGAAAAACTCAAAAGCGATTATGAAAACAAAATGAAAGTTTTGGATAGCGAACAAAGAAGCCGGATTGAACGCATCGTGTATTTGCAGATTTTAGACAACGCATGGCGAGAGCACCTTTACACGATGGATAATCTCAAAACCGGAATTAATTTAAGAGGCTATAACCAAAAAGACCCCCTTGTAGAATACAAAAAAGAGAGTTACAACCTTTTCTTAGAACTCATTGAAGACATTAAAATAGAAGCGATCAAAACCTTTTCTAAGATCCAGTTTGAAAACGAGCAAGATTCTAGCGATGCGGATCGTTACTTAGAGAACTTTAGCGAAGAAAGAGAGCATGAGAGCGTAACTTACCGCCATGAAGAAGCTTTAGATGAAGATTTGAATGTGGCCATGAAAGCTTTTTCTAAAACCCCTAAAAGAAACGAGCCTTGCCCTTGCGGGAGCGGTAAGAAATACAAAGATTGTTGCGCTAAAAGCGGGCCTAAAAAGGGCTTATTTGCCAAATAG